In Daphnia magna isolate NIES linkage group LG6, ASM2063170v1.1, whole genome shotgun sequence, the following are encoded in one genomic region:
- the LOC116925514 gene encoding transcription factor BTF3 homolog 4, producing MNAEKLAKLQSQVRIGGPGTARRKKKVVHRTATTDDKKLQSSLKKLTVNNIPGIEEVNMFKDDGTIIHFNNPKVQASLAANTFAITGHAEHKPITDMLPAILNQLPTESLAHLKERIVGASAGGQGASSATLPTTEEDDEVPDLVDNFDEPSKKEAPTVETKSTAEVKVAETPAATTAEPVKASETPKAEE from the exons ATGAACGCAGAGAAGTTGGCTAAATTGCAATCTCAGGTCCGGATTGGTGGTCCTGGTACTGCTCGCAGAAAGAAGAAGGTTGTCCACCGTACAGCCACAACTGATGACAAGAAGCTCCAGAGCTCCCTGAAAAAGCTGACAGTCAACAACATCCCTGGGATTGAGGAAGTGAACATGTTCAAGGATGATGGCACAATCATCCATTTCAACAACCCAAAAGTACAGGCTTCTCTAGCGGCTAACACTTTTGCCATCACTGGTCATGCCGAACACAAAC CCATCACTGATATGTTGCCAGCCATCCTCAATCAATTGCCAACTGAAAGTTTGGCACACTTGAAAGAAAGGATAGTAGGAGCATCTGCTGGTGGACAGGGTGCATCATCGGCAACATTGCCCACGaccgaagaagatgatgaagtTCCTGATCTTGTGGACAATTTCGACGAGCCAAGCAAGAAAGAGGCGCCCACTGTCGAGACGAAATCGACAGCCGAAGTCAAAGTAGCTGAAACTCCTGCTGCGACAACCGCCGAACCAGTCAAAGCTTCTGAGACTCCAAAAGCagaagaataa
- the LOC116925496 gene encoding tyrosine-protein kinase transmembrane receptor Ror2, whose translation MRSSLVASCLVFLVVDFGSTTGLTSPEVQDGQVQTVEAVLGHGLTLQCHLPDMEDKSGLTIRWQRWATHRGAVHDDAELTAERVVRRRRHHRRRSRRLIHQSTGSALRFASISEEDEGLYRCVASSTSSSVDNIETSVDDEGRDQSFNDTQNDRHSLVSKPTLDQLDVDNATSVSAINDVEQQSGEAAALTSSITATDTTSTVYGSFIYLRIQVAAVLTDYPESPVLIHPLRQQRRKQRLKCLAFGHPTPVIHWRVIDNDSSAHQVRLVEEETRQIKRPQRGYVRSVVGIEWEGRREEDEDDDSWQQTVNVTCSASNAIGRQTHTDTRMFNLERVRPADVRGEQEDEANDNQAGAGYCGRYTGNICRGQLSNPASVWYNISSNDQTGGWLNEQLVHGLWEEVVNTLREPCKSAAKKLLCLYAFPECHLDEDGFARKLPLCYEDCMATRQLFCVDDWAQLESNKQRGFYLGSRGHFRLPKCEKLPRIGSRSFFMSSSHGGSKYGQDPPSCSRGHLTQLVPAEVTTSCIKGRGRFYQGNVSVTRDGIACQRWDAQEPHSHNRPPLNIFPEMQGAENFCRNAGGEEPRPWCYTTDPLVRWQPCDIPQCGHSEVEVTLLPMEATFTPGFVLLLAGVGFLSLLIFLLFLLLCQRALKHKQGYQLPSLQKESIDLQKLRDNSTYQCVGARIDPSLEKLEYPRNDIIYIRDIGQGAFGRVFQAKAPNLVKGEACTIVAVKTLKEEADDEMCANFEKEACLLAELDHPNIIGLLGVCAVGKPMCLLLEFMELGDLRQYLRSCCPSNYIAMPESSGSSNDFKDVKLNAADLTSMGRQIADGMVYLSQRGFVHRDLATRNCLVSSNGPPSSGGGVTVKIADFGLSQRVHWQQYYYTGTDNDAIPIRWMPLESIIFNRYTTSSDVWAFGVCLWEIFSYAQQPYQGMSHEEVVRYLQTGGMLQPPAHASCAIYAVMRSCWHSAASERPTFVDLHDELVAIEEALCCQPRPASDPPPVHL comes from the exons ATGCGATCGTCATTGGTGGCATCATGTTTAGTCTTCCTGGTCGTGGATTTCGGCTCGACAACAGGATTGACATCACCAGAAG TGCAAGACGGCCAAGTTCAGACTGTGGAAGCGGTGCTCGGTCATGGATTGACGCTGCAGTGTCACCTGCCCGACATGGAAGATAAATCCGGTCTGACAATACGATGGCAAAGATGGGCAACGCACCGTGGCGCCGTTCACGACGACGCTGAACTGACGGCCGAGAGGGTCGTACGGCGTCGCCGCCACCATCGCCGCCGATCCCGCCGCCTCATCCATCAGTCTACCGGGTCTGCATTACGTTTCGCCTCCATTTCAGAAGAGGACGAGGGGCTGTACAGGTGTGTCGCATCCAGCACTAGCAGCAGCGTCGATAACATCGAGACTAGCGTCGACGACGAAGGAAGAGATCAGTCGTTCAACGATACCCAAAACGATCGCCATTCGCTCGTATCAAAGCCGACACTCGATCAGCTGGACGTTGACAACGCTACCTCCGTTTCAGCTATTAACGACGTCGAACAACAGAGCGGAGAAGCAGCAGCATTAACGAGTAGTATTACTGCTACAGACACCACGTCGACGGTGTACGGATCGTTCATCTACTTACGCATTCAAG TGGCTGCCGTCTTGACGGACTACCCGGAATCGCCTGTGTTGATCCACCCGTTGCGGCAACAGCGACGAAAGCAACGTCTCAAGTGTTTGGCATTTGGTCATCCGACGCCCGTCATCCATTGGCGAGTCATCGACAACGACAGCAGCGCGCACCAG GTGCGTTTGGTTGAAGAGGAAACGCGGCAAATAAAACGGCCTCAACGTGGTTACGTCCGCTCCGTAGTTGGAATCGAGTGGGAGGGTCGACGGGAGGAAGACGAGGACGACGACAGCTGGCAGCAGACGGTTAACGTGACTTGTTCAGCTAGCAACGCTATTGGACGTCAGACGCACACCGACACGCGAATGTTCAACTTGGAAAGAGTCCGCCCGGCGGACGTGAGAG GTGAACAAGAAGATGAAGCCAATGATAATCAAGCTGGCGCGGGGTATTGTGGTCGCTACACCGGCAACATTTGCCGGGGTCAGCTCAGCAACCCCGCCTCCGTTTGGTACAACATTAGCAGTAACGACCAAACCGGAGGTTGGCTCAACGAGCAACTTGTTCACGGTTTGTGGGAGGAAGTTGTCAACACTTTGCGGGAACCCTGCAAATCAGCCGCAAAG AAATTATTGTGCTTGTACGCTTTCCCCGAGTGCCATCTAGACGAAGATGGATTCGCACGCAAGTTGCCTCTTTGTTACGAAGATTG CATGGCGACGAGGCAGCTCTTCTGCGTCGACGATTGGGCTCAGCTGGAAAGCAACAAACAACGGGGATTCTACCTGGGTTCCAGGGGTCACTTTCGTTTGCCCAAATGCGAGAAATTGCCCAGGATCGGATCGCGCAGCTTTTTCATGTCCAGCAGCCACGGCGGTAGCAAGTACGGCCAAGATCCGCCCAGTTGCTCGCGTGGCCATTTGACTCAACTCGTTCCAGCCGAAGTGACCA CCTCGTGCATCAAAGGACGTGGCCGTTTTTACCAGGGCAACGTGAGCGTGACACGAGACGGCATCGCGTGCCAACGATGGGATGCCCAGGAGCCGCATTCGCACAATCGTCCGCCGCTCAACATTTTCCCCGAAATGCAAGGGGCGGAAAATTTCTGCCGTAATGCCGGCGGAGAAGAACCCCGCCCTTGGTGTTACACGACGGATCCTCTTGTCCGATGGCAACCCTGCGATATTCCGCAATGCG GTCATTCAGAGGTCGAAGTGACTCTTCTTCCAATGGAGGCCACTTTTACTCCTGGATTTGTTCTCCTCCTGGCCGGAGTCGGTTTCCTCTCGTTACTCATCTTTCTCCTGTTTTTACTGTTGTGCCAGAGGGCCTTAAAGCACAAACAAGGCTACCAGCTTCCTTCATTACAA AAAGAATCGATCGACCTGCAGAAGCTGCGTGATAACTCGACCTATCAGTGTGTCGGCGCCCGGATCGATCCGTCTCTGGAAAAACTGGAATATCCTCGCAACGACATAATCTACATCAGAGACATTGGCCAGGGAGCTTTCGGTCGTGTCTTTCAA GCCAAAGCTCCTAACCTGGTGAAAGGTGAGGCGTGCACGATCGTGGCCGTCAAGACACTTAAAGAAGAAGCGGACGATGAAATGTGCGCAAATTTCGAGAAGGAAGCTTGCCTATTGGCCGAGTTGGACCATCCCAACATAATCGGCTTGCTGGGCGTCTGCGCCGTCGGCAAGCCCATGTGTCTCTTGCTCGAGTTTATGGAACTGGGCGACCTGCGGCAATATTTGCGCTCTTGTTGCCCGTCCAATTACATCGCCATGCCCGAATCGTCGGGCTCGTCCAACGACTTCAAAGACGTCAAACTCAATGCGGCCGATTTGACGAGTATGGGCCGGCAGATCGCCGACGGCATGGTTTACCTCTCGCAAAGAGGTTTCGTTCATCGCGACCTGGCCACTCGCAACTGCCTGGTCAGCTCCAACGGCCCGCCCAGCAGCGGTGGAGGTGTCACGGTCAAAATCGCTGATTTCGGCCTGTCGCAGCGAGTCCACTGGCAGCAGTACTATTACACGGGGACGGACAATGACGCCATACCCATCCGCTGGATGCCGCTGGAGAGCATCATCTTTAACAGATACACCACGTCGTCGGACGTCTGGGCCTTTGGCGTTTGCCTGTGGGAGATCTTCTCCTATGCCCAGCAGCCCTATCAAGGAATGTCGCACGAGGAAGTCGTTCGCTATTTGCAAACGGGCGGAATGCTCCAGCCGCCTGCCCACGCCTCCTGCGCCATTTACGCGGTCATGCGCTCCTGTTGGCACAGTGCAGCTAGCGAACGACCCACCTTTGTCGATCTGCATGATGAACTTGTAGCCATCGAAGAAGCTCTTTGTTGCCAACCTCGTCCGGCTTCGGACCCACCTCCGGTTCATCTTtga